Sequence from the Montipora foliosa isolate CH-2021 chromosome 12, ASM3666993v2, whole genome shotgun sequence genome:
ATTAACCAGCGCGTTCTGACTACAATTAACACTAATTTTGTGTTAATGTTATTTACCGTACGGTATTTTAGAAACATATCAATATACTCTCGATATCTTTCGACCTTGCTTTACATTGTAGTTACGTAAACCCCGCATTAAATGGaattctttattttttgaaaatatttgggaagaaaggaaaggagtaACTGGAGTCCATACAAGAGAACAAAAATCGACTATCATCacaaaaggaagaaaaacaatgttaaaaTATTATCTAATGGTTAAACAATTATGTAATTACTAAGGGACGATAAGAAAGGCACACAGGGTAATCTCTTTGCTTCATGTGATAAAGAATCATGTCTTGTTCCGTTTGGCCGCTCGATAAAACAGCAAACATGTTTGGTCACTAAACCTGTTTAACATGTTTTATAGCAAAACAATTTCCGTTTGGACCTTGACCAATAGGTACTTTCCCTGGGAGACATAtgtttaaaagaaaagcaaatacGGTTCAATATTATGGTAATTGAACTGGGTGgggtgcaatttggtctgaaatcatacgtgtgatttcaaaatcttgtGATTTGAAATcccaagtatgatttcagaccaaattgcccgacacgaagttcaattaccactttattgcATCCAAATAGTGGATTTTAGTAAGTCAGTTGCAAACTCCCCAAAATGTAGGTCTTCAGCCTGAATGAGCTCATTATCATCATTCAGAAACTGTACGTAATTAAATTCATTCTTTTTTGATTAAAAAGCAAAGTATTTGGatcaaaagttgcaaaatttgcCACACAATGGCTTTGACTTTCACTTTCcggcaatttgattggctgcaTTAGACAAACcatgaaatctgattggtcgttttattttattgttcctttctcatttgCTGGGGAAAAGGTGAGTTTTAGAGCAAAAGATAGTGTTTGGGTTGATGGTTAGTGCTTCGTtttacggttagggttagggtttgttTGGGTCACGAGAACCCCGGGCACGGATTTGGCAGGCAGAATCTCGATTTTTGGAAGGGTGGGCAAATTATTGGTAATATTAAATTCTCACTTaaataacaaaggaaaggaGGCGATGAGACGTGATTCAGAAGCGGCAAAGTTCAGTATCAATACTTTTTTGAAGCTTATGTTTTAAAAAGGCTGTAGGTGTAATGCAACAAAGCCTGGTGTATTGGTTATTTAGTACTGTTTAACTGAAGGGTAAACATTTGAACACACTCACTAATCTCTGATTACTCCAAGTAATGTTTTACTACTGTGTAACTAAAATGAgtcaaaaaagttaaaaaccagaaacccataagggttgaaacgtgtaacggccccttgtgtgttgggaaacaagcttctaagtattcaatttgctaagtaccatatttggaacaacaagagcgagtggtttccaaatatggtacttagcactgaaacattcaagcAATCAGtccgcactgaatattcggaagctgtgaacgcgcgttacacgtttcaacccttatgggtttctgtaaAAACCCAATTGTGTGagcactttaaaaaaatactgTTAAAAGAAAGATAGTCGTCACCTTGATAAAGTAATAATTGCTTTTTTGGAATCAACATGACATACGTCATGTACTGTGGGCCATTCCATTTGAAATCCACACCCCCCCTGTTGACGACACATCCCCCCCTTCAGAAAAAGTTGATATTTTATTTCTACCCTCAGATGAATGAGGATTTTTTCCAATACCCTTCAGAAATATTTGGAAGATGAAAGAGTGCCGACACATAGACCCCCTCGGAAATGCTCTTCAGACCCCCATCAGAAAATCTCGTCAACaggggggtgtggattttaaATGGAATGACCCTGTAGGTGCTTGTTATAATCAGGAACATCCATTTCTCTTGTCTTGTGAAATTTTCTAGTCCTTTACTATGGTACTAGTATTTGAATAATTAATAACTGCAATTACAATAACTGTTTTTCATCTTGCATCTGTAAATCTCATTGTTGTTCTGGTATTGGTATCCATCTGTGATGCCTGaactcaatttttttaatttgtcgaGTGGcactaagtttaaaaaaattctccatATTGAAATGTTGCAGTTGTATTTAAGTTTGAACAAAGGATCCACAATATTTCTAAGCAAAACTCCTTCCAATCAACATATTCAAGCTTCCTTATCTTTGCCCTGACTGAATTGTGCTTGTGATGATGTCTCTCTTGACATCTGCATACTTTCCAATAGATCTTTCATTCTTGAATGCAGAGAATCATTCCAGCTCTCCAGTTTGTCTAAACAGGAATTCAGCTGATCCAGTTCCTGATCTAATGCCTCATACTCTGCAACAAGATTTCAAATCAAGATTTTTGCCAGGTTTCTCACACCATCTTAGTTTGGGTTAAGGGGAGGGGACAAagctaaaagtacatttaagTCTGAGATTTGGACGACTTTAAACCTCTGTACTCCGGTAAATCCGCTATGAAGTATGTCCGTGTAGCTAGATACCGGTATTCAGAGTAGTATTCAGAATATCATGGCAAAAAATCAACATATTGCCAAATGGTCTCTAGAACGGATTTTGACATAGTTATTGGTACTGAAACTTGGTTATCTTCTGCCTATAGCTG
This genomic interval carries:
- the LOC137978434 gene encoding bublin coiled-coil protein-like; the encoded protein is MAEDNGVDEILNGKTEEISVDNEECDENEKEYEALDQELDQLNSCLDKLESWNDSLHSRMKDLLESMQMSRETSSQAQFSQGKDKEA